In Kaistella sp. 97-N-M2, the sequence AGATAATTTTCCCGCACATAAAACGATCTGAAACGTTAAGTTTCAACATAAAAAAACCGAAGATTATTCTTCGGTTTTTTTGGTTTTGGTTTCCTTAGGTTCCTCGGCTTTTTCTGCTTTCGGTGCTTTTGGTTTAACTTCTTTTTTATCGTCTGCTTTTTCCGCTTTCGGTTTCGCAGCAGCTTTTGGTTTTGTTTCTTTTGGCATTTCTGCGTTTTCGGATTGATCAGCCGGATAACCCACTTCTTTTCTTACTTTAGTTTTTGGCGCTTTTTTGTCGTCTTCGTCCAACACATTAACCGGAATATTTTTCACTGAGGAAGATTTTCTCGGTCGTTTATTTCCGTAGCTTCCGGCATTAATTTTTCCACGTTTCGATTTTTGATCTCCTTTTCCCATAATAAAACTATTTTTTTTTGAAGTTGATTGAATTCAAAGTTAAGTAAAAAAGCCGCAAGCCGAATCTTAAAAATTCATAAAGTTTTTTGGGCGTGCCCCTTTCCGGCGCTTACAATTAGATGCGTTTGTTTGCCGCGGCTCGGGTCGGGCTTTTCATTCCAATTCCTCATTCCGCTTCGCTGCATTCCGGGATTTCCATTGCAATCCCTCACGCGGTGAGCGCGATTCGAAACATGGAGAAAAAATTAATAAAGGAAGCGCTGTTAGAGCTTGAAGCTCTAACAGCGCTGATTACTATCCTTACTGGCGCTCGCCTCGCTCGCGCCACGTAAATTAAATATCAAATATTTAGTAAATAATTATTGTCGTACAATAATTATTTATACATTTACAATATAATTAAAGAATGTCATTATGAAAATCATAGGAAAAAAATCGCTCTCATTGTACGTTAGCTACGTTCTCTTTTTTATATTTTTTGTTTGTGCTGTTCATTTTCTTTATATGATAATTGGGCACTCGATCCTCGCGTACAAGTTTAAAACAGGAAGTCAAATGTTTTCTCAAACTTTTATTTTGAACAACGATGTTGGCTGGACTCAAAACAAGTGGACCAATCCATTGAAGGACTTACTGAAATTCAGAATCAACTATCCATTTACAGACCTACAGGTTTCAACAGGTGTTTTTGGAAGCACTCAAATCATTTACAATATCATTGGAATGCTCTTCGTGACTTTATTTTTCTACTTTTCTTATAGAAGCTTTAAAGAAATGAGTTCGGATAAAATCTTTAATCCAAATGCAATTAAGTGGTTACAAAGATTCGGATATCTCAATTTAATTTTCGGAATATTATCTTTAGTGGAAGGTATAGGATATAATAAAATTTCTACTTCTTCTTTTTTTCAGTTCTTTTTTCTGGTTTTTCTGGGGAGCATGGTTCTCTTTATTGTGGCCTTCTTCAAAAAAGGATATGAATTGCAATCTGAAAATGATTTAACAATATAATTATGGCGATCATTATTAATATCGACGTGATGCTCGCAAAACGGAAGATGCAGAGCCAGGAATTAGCAGAGAAAATAGGTATTACTCCCGCAAACCTCTCCATTCTGAAAACGGGAAAAGCAAAGGCATTAAAACTCTCTACTTTGGAGGCCATTTGCAAGGCTTTAGACTGCCAACCAGCAGATTTACTTGAATTTCAATCTGAGGATTAAAAAAGATACCTAACAAAAAAAACACGGCAATTTTCACAATAGCTCACTTACTAAAAACGAGGTTTTTATCAACGTCTTCCACACAAAAATCTTATATTTGCACCTGAAATTTTAGACCATTTCTAATATCCAGAGTCTAACTCAAATATCCAAAAAATATGTTTCGTACGCACACTAATGGAGAATTATCGCTTAAAAATCTTGATGAAAACGTTACCCTTTCCGGCTGGGTTCAAACCATTCGTGATAAAGGTTTTATGATGTGGATCGATCTGCGTGATCGCTACGGAATTACACAATTGGTATTTGATTCAGACCGGTCTTCAACAGAACTTTTAGAAAAAGCCTCAAAATTAGGTCGCGAATTTGTGATTCAGGTGGAAGGAAAAGTGATCGAGCGCCAAAGCAAAAATCCAAAAATCCCAACGGGACAAATCGAAATCCTTGTTGAAAAATTAACGATTTTAAACGAATCAGAAGTTCCACCATTTACCATTGAAGACCAAACTGACGGCGGTGAAGAACTTCGTATGAAATACAGGTATTTGGACATCCGCAGAAATCCGGTGAAAGACAAATTGATTTTCCGTCACAAAATGGCGCAGAAAGTCAGAAACTATTTGTCTGATCAAAATTTCATCGAAGTAGAAACTCCAGTTTTGATTAAATCTACTCCGGAAGGCGCGCGTGATTTCGTAGTTCCAAGCCGTATGAATCCCGGGCAGTTTTATGCCTTACCACAATCGCCACAAACTTTCAAACAATTATTGATGATCGGTGGAATGGACCGTTATTTCCAGATTGTAAAATGTTTTCGGGATGAAGATTTAAGAGCCGACAGACAACCGGAATTCACACAAATCGATTGCGAAATGGCATTTGTGGAGCAAGAAGATGTTTTGGAAATCTTCGAAGGAATGACCGCGACTTTATTGAAAGATATCGCCGGGAAAGAATTCGGAAAATTTCCAAGAATGACTTTTGCCGACGCGATGAAAAAATACGGGAACGATAAACCGGACATCAGATTTGGAATGGAGTTCGTAGAAGTTAATGATTTGGTCAAAGGAAAAGATTTCAAAATTTTCGACGAGGCAGAATTGGTGGTCGGAATTAACGTAGAAGGTTGTGCAGGCTACACCAGAAAACAAATCGACGAATTAATCGATTGGGTAAAACGTCCGCAAATCGGTGCCAATGGAATGATTTGGATTAAATTCCAAAATGACGGCGTTGTGACGTCTTCTGTAAACAAATTTTATATCGAAGAAGATTTAAAGAAAATAGCAGAAAAATTCGGCGCAAAAGCAGGAGATTTAATTTTCCTCATGTCCGGAAATGAAAATAAAGTGAGAACTCAACTTTCCGCTCTCAGAATGGAATTGGGTAACAGATTAGGGTTAAGAGATCCAAAAGTTTTCGCACCACTTTGGGTGATCGATTTCCCCTTGTTAGAATGGGATGAAGAAACAGAACGTTATCACGCGATGCATCATCCGTTTACTTCTCCGAAACCAGAAGATGTTCATTTACTGGAAACCGATCCGGGAAAAGCCAGAGCAAACGCTTACGATTTAATCCTGAACGGAAACGAAATCGGTGGTGGTTCGGTCAGAATTTTCGATAAAGATTTACAGGCTAAAATGTTCAATTTACTAGGATTCACCAAAGAAGATGCAGAAGCACAGTTTGGATTCCTGATGAACGCTTTCCAATATGGAGCGCCGCCACATGCAGGTTTAGCTTTAGGTTTTGATCGTTTGGTTGCAATTCTCGATGGCAATGAAGTGATCCGAGACTATATCGCATTCCCGAAAAACAATTCAGGAAGAGATGTGATGATCGACGCACCAAGTGCTATTGCTGATGAGCAGTTGACTGAGTTGGCTTTGAAAGTAGAACTGAAAAGTTAATTCAAATTTAAAAAAATTAAAAGGAGGTTCGCTTCCTTTTTTTATTGAAACTTTCTTAATATCGGATAATAAAATATTTATGCATAACCGATTTTAATAATAATGTTGTACATTTGGGGAATGAAATGGCAAATATTTCCATATTATTTTGAAGGTTTAGAAAAACAACTCGAAAGAATTTACGAAAAAAAACGTGAACTGGATAAAAAACGCCCTATTCCAACCTATGTTTTGAAAAGTATAAGAGACAGTCTGAGCATTGAATGGACTTATAATTCCAACAGCATTGAAGGAAATACTTTGACGCTTCAGGAAACAAAAATGGTGATCGAAGATGGATTTACCATTAAAGGAAAATCGCTTCGGGAACATTTTGAAGTGGTGAATCACCAGGAAGCCATCGAATTTGTAGAGTCACTTGCTTCCAATGAGTATATTCTTAACAAATTAGATGTTTTGAGTGTTCATCATCTTGTATTGCAGAAAATAGAAAAGGATTTTGCCGGAAAATACAGAACTTCTGGTGTGCGGATTTCTGGTGCTAATTTCGTTCCGCCGAATGCTTTGAAAGTTGATGAGTTGATGAGCGAATTGATTGATTTTGCAAACGAACCAGAAGTCGATATCTTGATAAGATCTGCGATTTTTCACCATCGCTTTGTTTGGATTCATCCGTTTTTTGATGGCAATGGAAGAACTGCAAGACTGCTGCTGAATCTATTGTTGATGAAAAGTGGTTTTCCACCTGCGATTATTCTTAAAAATGATCGGAAAAAATATTATGACGCGCTCAATCAGGCAAACAATCAGGACTATTCTAAATTGTTGCTTTTGATTTTACAGGCGGTTGAGCGAACTTTGGATATTTATCTTGGGAATCTTAATAATACCTATGATCAGTACCAAAGTATTACAGATATCGTGAAAGAGCCGGACGTTCCTTACGGACAGGAATACGTGAGTTTACTGGCCCGACAAGGAAAAATAGACGCTTTCAAAGAAGGCAGAAACTGGCTCACTACCAAAGATGCGGTTTTGGATTATATAGAAAATCGTGACCGAAAACGTATTTTAAAAAAGGAAGCGGAAAAGTAATCTTTTCCGCTTTTTTTTAGGGCAATTTTGCAACTAAACTTTCGGGTAGAATTTTTAGAATATAATAGATCATTTTCCACTTGAAATTGGGGATAATCGAAAAATCAGTTCCTGCATTGACGATATGTTTCGCTACATAATCCGGCTCCATCAACAGGTTTTTATTAAGCTGTAAACCTGCATTAATTTTGGTATTGATATATCCGCTCACCAAAACATTGACGATAATTTTCCTCGAAGCTAATTCCTGTCGGAGGCCCGCTAAATATTGGGTAAATGCAGATTTTGTACTGCCGTAAATGAAATTACTTTTTCTACCACGAACTCCGGAAAGTGAAGACAGACCAATAATTCTTTCTAAATTTTTGTTTGATTCATCCATCGCAATAATATTCAGAATAGAAACTGCGCCCATATAATTCACTTCCATCATTTGTTTAGCACTTGTGAAATTGTGAAGGGCTTTTTGATTTTCGACGAGAAAACCTGCAGCGTAAATTACGATATTGGGTCTCGCTGGGAGTTCATTATAAAACTTTTGATGCAAAGAAAAATCAACCGCATCAAAATATTTTAAAATAATTCTAGAAGAATCGATCGTGTTTTCACTCACAAATTGCTCGAGAGAATTAAGATCTCTGGAAGCAGCAATAATAGAAAAACCCTTCTCCAGGTATTGCAAAATACACTGTTTCGCAACATCGGAATTGGCGCCTAAAATTAGAACAGTTTTATGAAGATTATTATTCATCGACTATTTCTCCCGAAGTCTTTCTTTGATTTTACCAATATTTTCTTTTGCAGAATCTTCTAAAATTAAAGAAGCACTCATTAAAATTCTTTCCGGCATCAACTGTTCGAAATGTTCCGTTCCTTCCCAGGAAACTTTCTTGATTAAAGCTAAAGCATCAGAACTTCTGGTTGATAATTTTTCTAAGAATTTATCAATTTCTTCATCCATCATTTGAATATTTTCCGAAACGGAATGATAGACATCGTGTTTTTCACACCAATCCGCACTCCGGAAATCTGCATCGATCGACATCGCTGAATAAGCTGATTTTCCTATTTTTCTTTCTACAAACGGCCCGATAACAAACGGTCCGATCCCTAAATTTAATTCTGTTAAAGCCATGGCGGCGTCTTTGGTGGCAAAACAATAATCTGCGGCACAAGCGATTCCAACGCCACCTCCGGTTGTTTTTCCCTGAACTCTTACAATGACCAATTTCCCGCACGATCGCATCGTATTTAAAACTTTTGCAAAACCGCCAAAGAATATTTTTGATTTTTCCAGTTCCTCGATCTCCAGTAGTTCATCAAAACTGGCTCCGGCGCAGAAAGCTTTTTCACCCTCGGATTTTAAAAGGATGGCTTTTACATTTTGATCTTTGCCGCTTTCTAATATAGTTTGGGCAAGCTTTTCTAAAATTTCTCCCGGTAAAGAATTACTTTTCGGCGTTCCAAAGGTGATTTCAGATATATTATTTTTAAGTTCTCGGTTTACAAATCCGTTGTTCATAAGGCTTTATTTAGGGCTATTAAATATTTATCGATGTATAATTGTTTCTCTTTGCTTTTATATTGTTGAATGTACCTGGGATGTTCCAAAACCGTCATTTTATCAAAAAACTTTTCCTGACTGTTGATCTTATCAATGAAAACTGCATTCTTCTTTCCTAAAATAAAAACTTCGGAAGTATCTAAACCCAAACTGATATGGTCCCTTAAACTTTGAATCATAAAGGGTTTTACAGCTTCAAAAAGATTTTTATCATCATAATAATTAGCGTTTATAGCTCCGCGTAAGTTTCGACGTGTAATGGCAAGTGGAAACGGTGAATTGATGTAGAATTCTTTATAAAAAATTTCGGGACCACCGAACTGGTGGATGACTTCATACAGGAAAAGAGAAGAAATTTCGTGCGTGTGCGCAGATTTCATTTCGAT encodes:
- a CDS encoding DUF2975 domain-containing protein, with amino-acid sequence MFSQTFILNNDVGWTQNKWTNPLKDLLKFRINYPFTDLQVSTGVFGSTQIIYNIIGMLFVTLFFYFSYRSFKEMSSDKIFNPNAIKWLQRFGYLNLIFGILSLVEGIGYNKISTSSFFQFFFLVFLGSMVLFIVAFFKKGYELQSENDLTI
- a CDS encoding SMUG2 DNA glycosylase family protein encodes the protein MSKSIGEKIVEFNRNLIFSDSLPTDFNVLNPFFDNPETLTVMTKFYQKFYNDHNQRKFIIGINPSRHGAGVTGVPFTDTKRLESVCGIEMKSAHTHEISSLFLYEVIHQFGGPEIFYKEFYINSPFPLAITRRNLRGAINANYYDDKNLFEAVKPFMIQSLRDHISLGLDTSEVFILGKKNAVFIDKINSQEKFFDKMTVLEHPRYIQQYKSKEKQLYIDKYLIALNKAL
- a CDS encoding helix-turn-helix transcriptional regulator; its protein translation is MAIIINIDVMLAKRKMQSQELAEKIGITPANLSILKTGKAKALKLSTLEAICKALDCQPADLLEFQSED
- a CDS encoding 30S ribosomal protein THX, with the translated sequence MGKGDQKSKRGKINAGSYGNKRPRKSSSVKNIPVNVLDEDDKKAPKTKVRKEVGYPADQSENAEMPKETKPKAAAKPKAEKADDKKEVKPKAPKAEKAEEPKETKTKKTEE
- a CDS encoding SDR family NAD(P)-dependent oxidoreductase; translation: MNNNLHKTVLILGANSDVAKQCILQYLEKGFSIIAASRDLNSLEQFVSENTIDSSRIILKYFDAVDFSLHQKFYNELPARPNIVIYAAGFLVENQKALHNFTSAKQMMEVNYMGAVSILNIIAMDESNKNLERIIGLSSLSGVRGRKSNFIYGSTKSAFTQYLAGLRQELASRKIIVNVLVSGYINTKINAGLQLNKNLLMEPDYVAKHIVNAGTDFSIIPNFKWKMIYYILKILPESLVAKLP
- a CDS encoding enoyl-CoA hydratase/isomerase family protein, coding for MNNGFVNRELKNNISEITFGTPKSNSLPGEILEKLAQTILESGKDQNVKAILLKSEGEKAFCAGASFDELLEIEELEKSKIFFGGFAKVLNTMRSCGKLVIVRVQGKTTGGGVGIACAADYCFATKDAAMALTELNLGIGPFVIGPFVERKIGKSAYSAMSIDADFRSADWCEKHDVYHSVSENIQMMDEEIDKFLEKLSTRSSDALALIKKVSWEGTEHFEQLMPERILMSASLILEDSAKENIGKIKERLREK
- the aspS gene encoding aspartate--tRNA ligase, whose protein sequence is MFRTHTNGELSLKNLDENVTLSGWVQTIRDKGFMMWIDLRDRYGITQLVFDSDRSSTELLEKASKLGREFVIQVEGKVIERQSKNPKIPTGQIEILVEKLTILNESEVPPFTIEDQTDGGEELRMKYRYLDIRRNPVKDKLIFRHKMAQKVRNYLSDQNFIEVETPVLIKSTPEGARDFVVPSRMNPGQFYALPQSPQTFKQLLMIGGMDRYFQIVKCFRDEDLRADRQPEFTQIDCEMAFVEQEDVLEIFEGMTATLLKDIAGKEFGKFPRMTFADAMKKYGNDKPDIRFGMEFVEVNDLVKGKDFKIFDEAELVVGINVEGCAGYTRKQIDELIDWVKRPQIGANGMIWIKFQNDGVVTSSVNKFYIEEDLKKIAEKFGAKAGDLIFLMSGNENKVRTQLSALRMELGNRLGLRDPKVFAPLWVIDFPLLEWDEETERYHAMHHPFTSPKPEDVHLLETDPGKARANAYDLILNGNEIGGGSVRIFDKDLQAKMFNLLGFTKEDAEAQFGFLMNAFQYGAPPHAGLALGFDRLVAILDGNEVIRDYIAFPKNNSGRDVMIDAPSAIADEQLTELALKVELKS
- a CDS encoding Fic family protein produces the protein MKWQIFPYYFEGLEKQLERIYEKKRELDKKRPIPTYVLKSIRDSLSIEWTYNSNSIEGNTLTLQETKMVIEDGFTIKGKSLREHFEVVNHQEAIEFVESLASNEYILNKLDVLSVHHLVLQKIEKDFAGKYRTSGVRISGANFVPPNALKVDELMSELIDFANEPEVDILIRSAIFHHRFVWIHPFFDGNGRTARLLLNLLLMKSGFPPAIILKNDRKKYYDALNQANNQDYSKLLLLILQAVERTLDIYLGNLNNTYDQYQSITDIVKEPDVPYGQEYVSLLARQGKIDAFKEGRNWLTTKDAVLDYIENRDRKRILKKEAEK